Proteins encoded by one window of Cuniculiplasma divulgatum:
- a CDS encoding anthranilate synthase component II, with amino-acid sequence MKILLIDNYDSFVYNIEQLLGELGTSVKVVKNDELRKIRADEYDRIVISPGPGSPSIHEDRGDLDTFLTGLKNSKVLGICFGHQVIAYNKGSVIERMNRQFHGEVDTMIHGDSPLYSGIPEKFKAIRYHSLTVRQSPEIIPDCISQSDGSIMGFHTPDMKRFGVQFHPESFYSEYGRKLFENFLRD; translated from the coding sequence ATGAAGATATTGTTAATTGATAACTACGATTCATTTGTGTATAATATAGAACAGCTTTTAGGGGAACTTGGTACCAGTGTGAAGGTGGTGAAGAATGATGAACTTCGTAAAATAAGAGCAGATGAATATGATCGTATTGTTATTTCTCCGGGACCCGGAAGCCCTTCGATTCATGAAGACAGAGGAGATCTTGACACATTCCTCACAGGGTTAAAGAATTCAAAGGTTCTTGGTATTTGCTTTGGGCATCAGGTTATAGCATATAATAAAGGTTCAGTCATTGAAAGAATGAATCGCCAATTTCACGGAGAGGTTGACACAATGATTCACGGTGATTCCCCTCTATACAGTGGCATACCTGAGAAATTCAAGGCAATCAGGTATCATTCACTCACAGTGCGTCAATCTCCAGAAATAATACCTGACTGCATCTCTCAATCGGATGGTAGTATCATGGGATTTCATACTCCAGATATGAAAAGATTTGGGGTACAGTTCCATCCTGAAAGTTTCTATTCTGAGTATGGAAGGAAACTATTTGAGAATTTCTTGAGGGATTGA
- a CDS encoding anthranilate synthase component I family protein, with product MESEILEIVEDLKKNNRNFAYFCKFTDDQRITGEETLITGTDVIEASDTSIFSKIQTETPIILSFSLVNSIFKSKAKEGLFPPVLMLNPEGTLKGRYTRSATAVHSPMKENVKDHEMEEKIIAARERIRNGEALQVVVSRDFGPFSLDPLDMVRTFLRTDRSLYVYYFKFNEYEIFGSSPENLITRDRTDLMIEPIAGTRRISIDESENEEIAKDLLSDQKELLEHRMLVDLARNDLGKISDYGTVHVERSMEIRQFSSVMHIVSQVRSKLRRDIENSEIINAVFPAGTVSGAPKDRAIRIINDLETSPRGPYAGCVGLIEPEKMDMALTIRTIYGNGNGYFVRSGAGIVKDSDPEREVDEIRMKSYSAVGGKLNEDIVN from the coding sequence ATGGAAAGTGAAATCTTAGAAATAGTGGAGGATCTTAAAAAGAATAACAGAAACTTCGCGTATTTCTGTAAGTTCACTGATGATCAGAGAATAACAGGAGAGGAAACCCTGATCACCGGTACAGATGTGATTGAAGCCAGTGACACATCAATTTTTAGTAAAATACAAACAGAAACACCCATCATTCTTTCGTTCTCTCTTGTAAACAGTATATTTAAATCGAAGGCAAAGGAAGGTCTGTTCCCGCCAGTATTAATGCTGAATCCTGAGGGAACGTTAAAAGGCAGGTACACAAGGTCTGCAACAGCAGTCCACTCACCTATGAAGGAAAATGTGAAGGATCATGAAATGGAAGAAAAAATAATAGCAGCAAGAGAAAGGATAAGAAATGGCGAAGCACTTCAGGTTGTCGTATCAAGGGATTTCGGGCCATTTTCACTTGATCCTTTGGATATGGTTAGAACATTCCTGAGAACTGATAGATCATTATATGTATATTATTTCAAATTCAATGAATATGAAATATTTGGAAGTTCTCCGGAAAATCTTATAACCAGAGATAGGACAGATCTCATGATAGAACCTATTGCTGGTACCCGAAGGATTTCCATCGATGAATCAGAAAATGAGGAGATTGCAAAGGATCTACTATCAGACCAAAAAGAACTTCTGGAACACAGAATGCTTGTGGACCTTGCCAGAAATGATCTTGGGAAAATTTCAGATTACGGTACAGTTCACGTGGAAAGATCAATGGAAATAAGGCAATTTTCATCAGTAATGCATATAGTTAGCCAGGTTAGATCTAAGCTGAGAAGGGATATTGAAAATAGCGAAATAATAAATGCAGTTTTTCCAGCAGGCACAGTTAGTGGAGCGCCAAAGGACAGGGCCATAAGGATCATCAATGATCTTGAAACATCACCAAGGGGTCCATATGCAGGTTGTGTAGGCTTGATTGAGCCAGAAAAAATGGACATGGCATTGACAATACGAACAATATATGGGAATGGAAATGGATATTTCGTCAGATCAGGGGCAGGAATAGTAAAGGATTCAGATCCGGAAAGAGAAGTAGATGAGATAAGAATGAAATCATATTCAGCAGTTGGGGGTAAGTTAAATGAAGATATTGTTAATTGA
- a CDS encoding phosphoribosylanthranilate isomerase: MFFKICGVTNIEDAKIASDSGATIIGVVLSDLSPRKGSMELVKELKEYGMNVASVYTDLEASLKYDSGEDYAQLHFPNSAQDMEKVREDGRKIISVIDVDREVIESDTMRERSHNADLVLLESRSGIVDKMSDIESFLNKKVGVAGKINIENLRKIMDYHPGFIDASSGLEAYPGKKDASKIRNFFREAGYGK, encoded by the coding sequence CTGTTTTTTAAAATATGTGGGGTCACAAACATTGAAGACGCAAAAATTGCCAGTGACTCCGGGGCTACCATAATAGGAGTTGTTCTTTCGGATCTATCACCCAGAAAGGGATCAATGGAACTGGTGAAGGAACTAAAGGAATATGGAATGAACGTTGCCTCAGTTTATACAGATCTGGAAGCATCATTGAAATATGACTCAGGAGAAGATTATGCTCAACTGCACTTTCCAAACTCCGCTCAGGATATGGAAAAAGTAAGAGAGGATGGAAGAAAGATAATCTCAGTTATTGATGTCGATCGAGAGGTAATAGAATCAGACACAATGAGGGAAAGATCACATAATGCAGATCTTGTACTTCTTGAAAGCAGGAGTGGCATAGTAGATAAGATGAGTGATATAGAATCCTTCTTAAATAAGAAGGTCGGTGTTGCGGGAAAAATAAATATAGAAAACTTAAGAAAAATTATGGATTACCATCCAGGATTTATAGACGCAAGCAGTGGGCTCGAAGCATATCCTGGCAAAAAAGATGCTTCTAAGATCAGGAACTTTTTCAGGGAGGCTGGATATGGAAAGTGA
- the trpD gene encoding anthranilate phosphoribosyltransferase, with translation MVSETVMKIIEGSQIDESEMEELPAYLCREEINDSERAAFLSAIHVRGENLNEISGFSKGLRKLASVGEYSGCTDIVGTGGDMKGTINVSTAASIVCSSLGIVMGKHGNRSITGKSGGADFMERAGYNFTRNENEIRADLASKNFVFLLASFYNDAFKKFSPVRKKLGHRTIFNLMGPLTNPLNPGRIVIGCTEPQIIDIFSNVIKMQNRKGIIVMGNDGMDEISFKGKSTLSFVDNNIKRKEIEASEITEGKIDEDEVTGENKNEIFVKTLAGLNGKNESAAKFIALNAAPCLILNGISRDMNEGYRMAYRSIKNGYAIEKLNEITGGKVKEAISSVF, from the coding sequence ATGGTATCTGAAACCGTAATGAAGATAATAGAAGGAAGTCAAATAGATGAAAGCGAGATGGAAGAGTTACCTGCCTATCTCTGCAGAGAAGAAATAAATGATTCAGAAAGGGCTGCATTTCTTTCTGCAATCCATGTTAGGGGTGAAAATTTGAATGAGATATCTGGATTCTCTAAGGGACTTAGAAAACTTGCATCCGTTGGTGAATATTCAGGTTGCACTGATATTGTTGGAACTGGGGGAGACATGAAGGGAACCATAAATGTAAGCACTGCAGCATCCATAGTATGCAGTTCACTTGGAATAGTCATGGGAAAACATGGAAACAGAAGCATAACTGGAAAGTCTGGAGGAGCAGATTTCATGGAAAGGGCAGGGTATAATTTTACAAGAAATGAAAATGAAATAAGGGCAGATTTAGCATCAAAAAATTTCGTGTTTCTTCTCGCCTCATTTTATAATGATGCATTCAAAAAATTCTCTCCAGTTCGAAAAAAGTTAGGTCACAGAACAATTTTTAATCTCATGGGGCCACTGACCAATCCCCTGAATCCTGGAAGAATAGTAATAGGCTGCACGGAACCACAGATAATTGATATTTTTTCAAACGTCATCAAAATGCAAAACAGGAAGGGCATAATAGTAATGGGTAACGACGGAATGGATGAAATTTCATTCAAGGGAAAGTCAACTCTATCATTTGTTGATAATAACATAAAGAGGAAGGAGATAGAAGCCAGTGAAATAACAGAGGGAAAAATAGATGAAGACGAGGTCACAGGTGAGAACAAAAATGAGATTTTTGTGAAAACACTTGCTGGTCTGAACGGCAAAAACGAGTCAGCAGCAAAATTCATAGCTCTCAATGCAGCCCCGTGTCTAATACTGAATGGCATTTCAAGGGACATGAATGAAGGATATAGAATGGCATACAGGAGCATAAAGAATGGTTATGCCATAGAAAAGCTCAATGAGATAACAGGTGGGAAGGTAAAGGAGGCGATATCATCTGTTTTTTAA
- a CDS encoding tryptophan synthase subunit alpha: protein MKLALYFTFPYPDRETFQKFFDRSLKHRYDYLELGIPTDHPYYDGPVIRKTHSRAKANYSEDMLRKTVETATSKGIKVYTLVYYNHFIGKEREFLGNLKSMGFSGAIIPDLLTDYFPERNSLIEKMDYSGLSLIPFFTSSTPDMVIRDIASRTNDWIYHGLQPSTGIRVPVSIDLMVKRIKELCPGRELIFGFGINSLEEISELGKSGADGIAVGSSLVPFMETGDMAGFDSKVNMLEEGLNGI from the coding sequence ATGAAACTGGCACTGTATTTTACATTTCCATATCCCGATAGGGAAACATTTCAGAAATTCTTCGACCGTTCCCTCAAGCACAGATATGACTATCTGGAACTGGGGATACCAACAGACCACCCTTATTATGACGGCCCAGTGATCAGAAAGACCCATAGCAGGGCTAAGGCAAACTATTCTGAGGATATGTTAAGAAAAACAGTAGAAACTGCCACATCAAAGGGAATAAAAGTTTACACTCTTGTTTACTACAATCACTTCATAGGGAAGGAAAGGGAATTTCTTGGAAATCTGAAATCAATGGGATTCAGTGGAGCCATAATCCCTGATCTGCTGACTGATTACTTTCCGGAAAGGAACAGTCTAATCGAAAAAATGGACTATTCTGGTCTTTCACTTATTCCATTTTTTACCTCTTCCACTCCTGATATGGTAATCAGGGACATTGCATCCAGGACAAATGACTGGATCTATCACGGTTTACAGCCGTCAACTGGAATAAGAGTTCCTGTTAGTATTGATCTTATGGTAAAAAGAATTAAAGAACTGTGCCCTGGACGTGAGCTGATATTTGGATTCGGAATTAACAGCTTAGAGGAGATCAGTGAACTTGGCAAATCTGGTGCAGACGGTATAGCAGTTGGTTCAAGTCTTGTTCCATTTATGGAAACAGGGGACATGGCTGGTTTTGACTCAAAAGTAAATATGCTGGAGGAGGGTCTCAATGGTATCTGA